A single genomic interval of Pomacea canaliculata isolate SZHN2017 linkage group LG5, ASM307304v1, whole genome shotgun sequence harbors:
- the LOC112565449 gene encoding uncharacterized protein LOC112565449, with protein MGLLQILFFAAFVPFSDAHFDYNWTDTDSGLFGDPHIRAFSGARGTILLPCRFHASELTSTVNKTTCTTEIFAFGRVFGRGVYTGGVEIHLNIVSLRDPVPHHWTMKFVLKKGCLSSGGNTCQWGKSSVIRLGPCILNWTFHQSFVMLQAPVCGLKLVYRLNDNPPGVIISAQSRRIITVNGYRNYVFCGNNNDTSRMYVDDAKSLKLDDVNQALAYRTLSSNLTQQILIPSLTADLHPNAGHCSTAITSFASCSPLARLKAIKTCLDIFRMRSLLRCFVKRGETYPMYVFSLCVNSVCTSHRKSCPLFKYEMNLCSSGSKLTGAMSLTMKQPCLKDKGKLE; from the exons ATGGGGCTACTACAGATACTGTTCTTTGCAGCCTTTGTGCCATTTAGTGATGCTCATTTCGACTACAACTGGACAG ATACCGACTCCGGACTCTTCGGGGACCCACATATAAGGGCATTCAGTGGAGCGAGAGGAACAATCCTACTCCCTTGCCGGTTCCACGCCAGTGAATTAACTTCCACAGTCAACAAAACCACGTGCACCACCGAGATCTTCGCCTTCGGCCGCGTGTTTGGACGAGGCGTGTACACGGGTGGAGTGGAGATCCACCTCAATATCGTGTCTTTACGGGACCCTGTCCCGCATCACTGGACCATGAAATTTGTTCTCAAGAAG GGCTGCCTGAGTTCAGGTGGAAATACTTGTCAATGGGGGAAAAGCAGTGTCATCAGGCTCGGTCCGTGTATACTAAACTGGACTTTCCACCAGTCTTTTGTGATGCTGCAAGCACCTGTTTGTGGGCTGAAACTGGTGTACAGGCTCAATGACAATCCACCCGGAGTTATCATAAGCGCACAATCGAGAAGGATCATCACCGTGAATGG GTATCGCAATTATGTTTTTTGTGGCAACAATAATGATACTTCGAGGATGTACGTGGATGATGCAAAGTCATTGAAGTTGGATGATGTTAACCAG GCTTTGGCATACAGGACTCTTTCTTCAAATCTGACACAGCAgat TCTTATACCATCGTTGACGGCGGATCTGCATCCCAATGCCGGCCATTGCTCCACTGCCATCACTTCTTTCGCCTCGTGCAGTCCCCTCGCCAGACTAAAGGCCATAAAGACTTGTCTGGACATCTTCAGGATGCGATCACTGCTACGCTGCTTTGTAAAACGAGGAGAAACATACCCGATGTATGTCTTCTCACTCTGTGTAAATTCAGTCTGCACATCACATCGTAAAAGCTGTCCCTTATTCAAGTATGAGATGAATCTGTGCAGTTCCGGTTCTAAACTCACAGGGGCCATGAGCCTCACGATGAAACAACCCTGCCTGAAGGACAAAGGCAAGCTTGAATAG